A single window of Lacerta agilis isolate rLacAgi1 chromosome 12, rLacAgi1.pri, whole genome shotgun sequence DNA harbors:
- the LOC117055969 gene encoding multidrug resistance protein 2-like — MRSYTVNPVSKTEPPGNGYDNPAFYLDEEPAPNGRLKKKKKKKKKNEKPEKKGEAVGFFELFHFADGLDITLMIVGLIAAATAGTGQPLLIIVFGQMTNSFVATSHNNKTEAALANISGCPPSDIENDMAT; from the exons ATGAGAAGTTACACAGTGAATCCAGTGTCCAAAACTG AACCTCCAGGTAATGGCTATGACAACCCTGCTTTCTATTTGGATGAAGAACCTGCACCAAATGGtcgtttaaagaagaagaagaagaaaaa aaagaaaaatgagaagccGGAGAAGAAAGGGGAGGCAGTTGGCTTTTTTGAGCTG TTTCATTTTGCAGATGGGCTAGATATTACTTTAATGATAGTGGGGTTAATCGCAGCTGCTACAGCTGGAACTGGACAGCCACTTTTAATCATCGTCTTCGGCCAGATGACAAACAGCTTTGTGGCGACCAGCCACAATAATAAAACAG AAGCTGCACTAGCTAATATCTCAGGATGTCCACCTTCAGATATAGAAAACGACATGGCCACGTAA